A single region of the Rhizobium sp. NLR16a genome encodes:
- a CDS encoding glycoside hydrolase family 16 protein, with protein MRYGISSKSFGLLVVLGLGALPSRPSVAQEPINMDAYQLTFEENFDSLDVSAWGERSSRWIAHTPWNGDFGDARFTDPAPDFPFANDQGILKIEARKGEDGTWRSGLLSAVNPKGEGFSQQFGYFEARMKLPPGKGVWPAFWLIGLDRSKYTAEIDVLEYYGRAPYEFSMGFHIWRQAHGGENSNGGYWKTVQDGILNSEYHTYGVDIQADKTTFYLDRQYLWSFDTPKEFHMPFYPLVNLALGSGWPIDETPNPSILLVDYIHVYKRKPADAAN; from the coding sequence ATGCGTTACGGCATATCTTCTAAGAGTTTTGGGTTGCTCGTTGTTCTCGGACTGGGGGCGTTGCCGAGCCGGCCTAGTGTCGCCCAGGAGCCGATCAACATGGACGCCTATCAGCTGACCTTCGAGGAGAATTTCGACAGCCTCGATGTCTCGGCGTGGGGAGAGAGAAGCTCCCGCTGGATCGCTCACACGCCCTGGAACGGCGACTTCGGCGACGCCCGCTTCACGGATCCGGCGCCCGATTTCCCGTTTGCGAACGATCAGGGAATCCTGAAGATCGAAGCGCGCAAGGGGGAGGATGGAACTTGGCGGTCGGGCCTGCTCTCGGCGGTCAACCCGAAAGGCGAAGGCTTCTCGCAGCAATTCGGCTATTTCGAAGCGCGGATGAAGCTGCCGCCGGGCAAGGGTGTGTGGCCGGCCTTCTGGCTCATCGGGCTCGACCGGTCAAAATACACCGCCGAGATCGACGTGCTGGAATATTATGGACGCGCGCCCTACGAGTTCAGCATGGGTTTTCATATCTGGCGCCAGGCCCATGGCGGTGAGAATTCCAATGGCGGCTATTGGAAGACCGTCCAGGACGGAATTTTGAACAGCGAGTATCATACCTACGGCGTCGATATCCAGGCCGACAAGACGACCTTTTATCTCGATCGCCAATACCTCTGGAGCTTCGATACGCCGAAGGAGTTCCACATGCCGTTCTACCCGCTGGTGAACCTGGCGCTCGGCTCGGGTTGGCCGATCGATGAAACGCCGAACCCTTCCATCCTGCTCGTCGACTATATCCACGTCTACAAGCGCAAGCCGGCCGACGCGGCGAATTGA
- a CDS encoding PfkB family carbohydrate kinase, producing MRPLAVIGNVNVDLILGPAAPWPKAGTEIIVDHDELRVGGSAGNSALAWQALGIEFEIAANIGSDQFGRWLAEAFGHRSEKWPVRPEQTTLSVGITHPGGERTFFTTRGHLPRFTLADVFAVIDGARLRGGYALLCGGFLTDDLTRQYDAFFDWAESHDIAVALDTGWPLDGWTEQNCAATRAWLSRSRIALLNEVETTTLAGVADPIEAARHISSHMPQGAIVVVKRGPDGAIAIGSDGQLVSVTAPIVTVVDTIGAGDVFNAAFLAALAKDEPLISCLRAGTEVASRAVSTLPRSYGDTNSRQEPQS from the coding sequence ATGCGGCCGCTTGCAGTCATCGGCAACGTCAATGTCGACCTGATCCTCGGGCCGGCTGCCCCTTGGCCGAAAGCCGGGACGGAGATCATCGTCGACCATGACGAGCTCAGGGTCGGCGGCTCCGCCGGCAACAGTGCGCTCGCCTGGCAGGCGCTCGGCATCGAATTCGAGATCGCCGCCAATATCGGCAGTGATCAGTTCGGCCGCTGGCTGGCCGAAGCCTTCGGCCACCGTTCCGAGAAGTGGCCGGTGCGCCCTGAACAAACGACCCTCTCCGTCGGCATTACCCATCCTGGCGGCGAGCGCACTTTCTTCACGACGCGGGGCCACCTGCCGCGCTTCACCCTGGCCGATGTCTTCGCCGTCATCGACGGCGCAAGGCTTCGCGGCGGCTACGCACTTCTCTGCGGCGGCTTCCTGACCGACGATCTGACGCGCCAATATGACGCCTTCTTCGACTGGGCCGAGAGCCATGACATCGCCGTCGCCCTCGACACCGGCTGGCCGCTCGACGGCTGGACCGAGCAGAATTGCGCTGCGACACGCGCTTGGCTGTCCCGCAGCCGCATCGCGCTGCTCAATGAGGTCGAGACGACGACGCTTGCCGGCGTCGCCGATCCGATCGAAGCCGCACGGCACATTAGCTCGCATATGCCGCAAGGTGCGATCGTCGTCGTCAAACGCGGCCCCGATGGCGCAATCGCGATCGGGTCTGACGGCCAACTGGTTTCGGTGACTGCGCCTATTGTGACGGTGGTCGATACCATCGGCGCCGGCGATGTCTTCAACGCCGCCTTTCTCGCAGCACTGGCAAAGGACGAGCCTTTGATATCTTGCCTGAGGGCGGGAACCGAGGTCGCTTCGCGCGCCGTCTCCACCCTTCCCCGCAGCTATGGCGACACGAACTCTCGTCAGGAGCCACAGTCATGA
- a CDS encoding ROK family transcriptional regulator, which produces MNDIRPIRAKSGTNHEGTSAHNRRVMIDALRINGALSRADLARATRLTKQTVSNIIEELARDGLVSSQEAVRKGRGQPSTPYGLVPEGAFAIGLQIDRHVTRAVAVDLVGSVLVRAEAGLPPGGPSTGTKVILDLVAGVRSRLAGIVQQSEKRLVGLGAAMPGPFGMEGSGDDPWMMEAWQKFPLLETLSDGTGLDVGLQNDAAAAATAERMVGAAHGIDHAVCLFVGYGIGAGLILNGELYRGANGNAGEIGMALLFADGKTTPLEHRASLASLYQHLSADPADPDLHGRINELASSGDPSIEGWIEAAAADLRWSIHLIETVFDPQTVILCGSAPEALVNRLIAAIGPLLPSIAERRGRMLPRLQPGMADPWSVALGAAAGPISRAFDPQFAAILKDSL; this is translated from the coding sequence ATGAACGACATCAGGCCGATCCGAGCCAAGAGCGGCACCAATCACGAAGGCACCAGCGCTCATAACCGGCGCGTGATGATCGATGCCTTGAGGATCAACGGTGCGCTCTCGCGCGCCGATCTGGCGCGGGCGACGCGGCTGACCAAGCAGACGGTGTCGAATATCATCGAGGAACTCGCGCGCGATGGCCTCGTCAGTTCGCAGGAGGCTGTGCGCAAGGGCAGGGGCCAGCCCTCGACGCCTTATGGCCTGGTGCCCGAAGGTGCTTTCGCGATCGGCCTCCAGATCGACCGGCACGTGACGCGGGCGGTCGCCGTCGACCTCGTCGGCAGCGTTCTCGTACGCGCAGAAGCCGGGCTGCCGCCCGGAGGTCCGTCGACGGGAACGAAGGTCATTCTCGATCTCGTCGCCGGCGTGCGTTCCAGGCTTGCCGGTATCGTCCAGCAGTCGGAAAAACGCCTGGTCGGGCTCGGCGCCGCAATGCCTGGCCCGTTCGGCATGGAAGGCAGCGGCGACGATCCCTGGATGATGGAGGCTTGGCAGAAGTTTCCGCTCCTGGAAACGCTGAGCGACGGCACTGGCCTCGATGTCGGTCTTCAGAACGATGCGGCAGCGGCTGCGACCGCCGAGCGCATGGTGGGAGCCGCCCACGGCATCGACCATGCCGTCTGCCTGTTCGTCGGCTACGGCATCGGCGCCGGTTTGATCCTAAACGGCGAGCTCTATCGCGGCGCCAACGGCAATGCCGGCGAGATCGGCATGGCGCTGCTCTTTGCCGACGGTAAAACGACACCGCTCGAACACCGTGCCTCGCTCGCCTCGCTCTACCAGCATCTCTCGGCCGATCCCGCCGATCCCGATCTCCATGGGCGCATCAATGAACTCGCCTCCAGCGGGGATCCAAGCATCGAAGGCTGGATCGAGGCGGCGGCGGCGGACCTGCGCTGGAGCATCCATCTCATCGAAACGGTCTTCGATCCGCAGACGGTGATCCTCTGCGGCAGCGCACCGGAAGCGCTGGTGAACAGGCTGATCGCGGCGATCGGCCCGCTGCTGCCTTCGATCGCCGAGAGGCGCGGCCGGATGCTGCCACGGCTGCAGCCCGGCATGGCAGATCCCTGGTCGGTGGCGCTCGGGGCGGCAGCCGGACCCATCAGCCGTGCATTCGATCCGCAGTTTGCTGCAATCTTGAAGGATTCCCTGTGA
- a CDS encoding sugar ABC transporter permease, whose product MSGTWLTTRAWLLMLPLLVVMISVIGWPLVDTVSLSFTDAKLVGTEGSFVGIDNYAKMLSGSNFQRTLITTAWFAIVSVAAEMVIGVLAALLLNQQFRGRTALRALMILPWALPTVVNATLWRLIYNPEYGALNAALTQLGLLDAYRSWLGEPGTALAALIVADCWKNFPLVALIALAALQAVPRDITAASLVDGAGPFARFRFVILPYLAGPLMVALVLRTIEAFKVFDIIWVMTRGGPANSTRTLSILVYQEAFSFQRAGSGASLALIVTLLVTLLAAGYAALVRKTAGSAG is encoded by the coding sequence ATGTCGGGCACTTGGCTGACAACCCGCGCGTGGCTTTTGATGCTGCCGCTTCTCGTGGTAATGATCTCGGTGATCGGCTGGCCTCTGGTCGATACCGTCAGCCTCTCCTTCACCGATGCCAAACTGGTCGGCACCGAGGGCAGCTTCGTCGGCATCGACAATTACGCCAAGATGCTCTCCGGCTCGAATTTCCAGCGCACACTCATCACCACAGCCTGGTTCGCGATTGTCTCGGTCGCAGCCGAAATGGTGATTGGCGTCCTTGCGGCCCTGCTGCTGAACCAGCAGTTTCGCGGCCGCACCGCGCTGCGCGCCCTGATGATCCTGCCCTGGGCGCTGCCGACCGTCGTCAACGCCACGCTCTGGCGGCTGATTTACAATCCGGAATATGGCGCGCTGAACGCCGCGCTGACCCAGCTCGGCCTGCTCGACGCCTACCGCTCCTGGCTCGGCGAACCCGGCACGGCGCTCGCTGCCCTCATCGTCGCCGACTGCTGGAAGAACTTCCCCCTGGTGGCGCTGATCGCGCTCGCCGCACTCCAGGCCGTGCCGCGCGACATCACCGCCGCCTCGCTCGTCGACGGCGCCGGCCCCTTCGCCCGCTTCCGCTTCGTCATCCTGCCCTATCTCGCCGGCCCGCTGATGGTGGCGCTGGTGCTGCGCACGATCGAAGCCTTCAAGGTGTTCGATATCATCTGGGTCATGACCCGCGGCGGACCGGCCAACAGCACCCGCACGCTGTCGATCCTGGTCTATCAGGAAGCTTTCTCCTTCCAGCGCGCGGGCTCGGGCGCTTCGCTCGCCCTGATCGTCACGCTGCTGGTGACGCTGCTCGCTGCCGGCTACGCGGCCCTGGTGCGCAAGACCGCCGGGAGTGCCGGCTGA
- a CDS encoding extracellular solute-binding protein, protein MLKSLNKTLLGAALIGASFAPHAFAETTLNALFMAQAAYSEADVRAMTDAFGKANPDIKVNLEFVPYEGLHDKTVLAQGSGGGYDVVLFDVIWPAEYATNKVLVDVSSRITDEMKKGVLPGAWTTVQYDGKYYGMPWILDTKYLFYNKEILEKAGIKAPPKTWDELAEQAKTIKGKGLLATPIAWSWSQAEAAICDYTTLVSAYGGDFLKDGKPAFQSGGGLDALKYMVASYTSGLTNPNSKEFLEEDVRKVFQNGDAAFALNWTYMYNMANDPKDSKVAGKVGVVPAPGVAGKSEASAVNGSMGLGITSASKHPDEAWKYITFMTSQATQNAYAKLSLPIWASSYEDPAVTKGQEELISAAKVGLAAMYPRPTTPKYQELSTALQQAIQESLLGQSSPEDALKSAAENSGL, encoded by the coding sequence ATGCTGAAATCTCTCAACAAGACGCTTCTGGGTGCGGCCTTGATCGGCGCATCCTTTGCTCCGCATGCTTTCGCCGAAACGACGCTGAACGCGCTCTTCATGGCGCAGGCCGCTTACAGTGAGGCCGACGTGCGCGCCATGACCGATGCCTTCGGCAAGGCGAACCCCGATATCAAGGTCAATCTCGAATTCGTCCCCTATGAGGGCCTGCACGATAAGACGGTGCTGGCCCAAGGTTCCGGCGGCGGATACGACGTCGTCCTCTTCGACGTCATCTGGCCTGCCGAATACGCCACCAACAAGGTGCTGGTCGACGTCTCATCCCGTATCACCGACGAGATGAAGAAAGGCGTGCTGCCGGGCGCCTGGACCACCGTGCAGTATGACGGCAAATATTACGGTATGCCGTGGATTCTCGACACCAAATACCTCTTCTACAACAAGGAAATCCTGGAGAAGGCGGGCATCAAGGCGCCACCGAAGACTTGGGACGAACTGGCCGAGCAGGCAAAGACCATCAAGGGCAAGGGTCTGCTCGCCACGCCGATCGCCTGGAGCTGGTCGCAGGCCGAGGCCGCCATCTGCGACTACACCACGCTCGTCAGCGCCTATGGCGGCGATTTTCTGAAGGACGGCAAGCCAGCCTTCCAGAGCGGCGGCGGTCTCGATGCGCTGAAATACATGGTCGCGAGCTATACATCGGGCCTGACCAACCCGAACTCCAAGGAATTTCTGGAAGAAGACGTCCGTAAGGTCTTCCAGAACGGCGACGCCGCCTTCGCGCTGAACTGGACCTACATGTACAACATGGCCAACGATCCGAAGGACAGCAAGGTCGCGGGCAAGGTCGGCGTCGTGCCGGCCCCGGGCGTGGCCGGCAAGAGCGAGGCTTCGGCCGTCAACGGCTCGATGGGCCTCGGCATCACCTCCGCCAGCAAACACCCCGACGAAGCCTGGAAATACATTACCTTCATGACCTCGCAGGCGACGCAAAACGCCTATGCCAAGCTCAGCCTGCCGATCTGGGCCTCTTCCTATGAGGACCCTGCAGTCACCAAGGGCCAGGAAGAGCTGATTTCCGCCGCCAAGGTCGGCCTCGCAGCCATGTATCCGCGCCCGACGACGCCGAAATATCAGGAGCTGTCGACCGCGCTGCAGCAGGCGATCCAGGAATCCCTGCTCGGCCAGTCCTCTCCCGAGGATGCGCTGAAATCGGCGGCCGAAAACAGCGGCCTCTGA
- a CDS encoding extracellular solute-binding protein gives MQAKLLGAVRALLATAVLAGPAAAAEKTKIDFWFGNSGDIAKRVQEQCDRFNQSQTDYEVVCTSQGSYDASLQNTIAAFRAGKQPTIAQVSDAGTLDIMLSGAFYPANQLMTDMGYTVDWKDYFSGIANYYATSKGEMYSFPFNSSTALLYWNKDAFAKIGKDHAPTTWQEAGEDFKALKDAGYACPLGFDISNNEVWQYIEQFEAVNGEAIATKKNGFEGLDAELVFNKNPLLVSYVKDLKSWYDNKLAVIKNKAVGQTFVEAFAAGDCQVILTSVGDHGNIGRTAKQGMNWGVAMLPTYGNATRHSSFVGGASLWVLKGHTDAEYKAAAAFFNFIAKPEEALTWSTVTGYIPVRNSGFEYLKKQGFYDKAPYAGRELAIQSLTASPADDTVPHGIRLGGLLQVRTEIANGLQAIFVNNADIQASLDGAADRGNQLLRRFQQTYKNVQLP, from the coding sequence ATGCAAGCCAAGCTTCTCGGCGCCGTTCGCGCCCTTCTCGCCACAGCGGTTCTTGCTGGGCCCGCTGCCGCCGCCGAAAAGACCAAGATTGATTTCTGGTTCGGCAATTCCGGTGATATCGCAAAGCGTGTCCAGGAACAGTGCGATCGCTTCAACCAGTCGCAGACCGATTATGAAGTCGTCTGCACCAGCCAGGGCAGCTACGACGCTTCCCTGCAGAACACGATTGCCGCTTTCCGCGCCGGCAAGCAGCCGACAATCGCCCAGGTTTCCGACGCCGGCACGCTCGACATCATGCTTTCCGGCGCCTTCTACCCGGCAAACCAGCTGATGACCGACATGGGCTACACGGTCGACTGGAAAGACTACTTCTCCGGGATCGCCAACTATTATGCGACGTCGAAGGGCGAGATGTATTCCTTCCCCTTCAACTCATCGACTGCTCTGCTCTACTGGAACAAGGACGCCTTCGCCAAGATCGGCAAGGACCATGCTCCGACCACCTGGCAGGAAGCCGGTGAAGACTTCAAAGCTCTGAAGGACGCAGGTTATGCCTGCCCTCTCGGTTTTGACATCTCCAACAACGAAGTCTGGCAGTACATCGAGCAATTTGAAGCCGTCAACGGCGAAGCGATCGCGACGAAGAAGAACGGCTTCGAAGGTCTCGACGCCGAGCTGGTGTTCAACAAGAACCCGCTTCTCGTCAGCTACGTCAAGGACCTCAAGTCCTGGTACGACAACAAGCTCGCTGTCATCAAGAACAAGGCCGTCGGCCAGACCTTCGTCGAAGCCTTTGCTGCCGGCGACTGCCAAGTCATCCTGACCTCCGTCGGTGACCATGGCAATATCGGCCGTACCGCCAAGCAGGGCATGAACTGGGGCGTGGCAATGCTCCCGACCTACGGCAATGCAACCCGTCACAGTTCCTTCGTCGGCGGCGCTTCGCTCTGGGTCTTGAAGGGGCATACCGATGCCGAATACAAGGCTGCCGCTGCCTTCTTCAACTTCATCGCCAAGCCGGAAGAAGCGCTGACCTGGTCGACCGTCACCGGTTATATTCCGGTTCGTAACTCCGGCTTTGAATATCTGAAGAAGCAGGGTTTCTACGACAAGGCTCCTTATGCCGGCCGCGAGCTCGCCATTCAGAGCCTGACCGCATCGCCTGCTGACGATACGGTTCCGCATGGCATCCGCCTCGGCGGCCTGCTGCAGGTCCGCACCGAGATCGCCAACGGTCTGCAGGCAATCTTCGTCAACAACGCCGATATCCAGGCTTCGCTCGACGGCGCTGCCGATCGCGGGAATCAACTGCTGCGCCGCTTCCAGCAGACCTACAAGAACGTTCAGCTTCCCTGA
- a CDS encoding carbohydrate ABC transporter permease, with product MERQSPLFSVFIHLSALLLAAVILAPILWLFIMSISPAADLAAKPLRWWPQAVDFSRYQVLLSTLENSAGAAFTSSLRNSVEVAGMATIAAIALAIPAGWAVSRTPSVGWSLSMVIATYMLPPVALAVPLYMGLSHLGMLNNVFGLALVYLTILAPFTTWLMKSGFDSIPREIESAAMIDGAGLFQTLRIITLPLAAPVVATSSLFAFLLAWDEFFYALLFTSDQRAKTLTVAIADLAGGRVSDYGLIATAGVLAALPPVLIGLVMQRALISGLTSGGVKG from the coding sequence ATGGAACGCCAAAGCCCGCTCTTCTCAGTCTTCATTCATCTCTCAGCGCTGCTGCTTGCCGCCGTCATCCTGGCGCCTATCCTATGGCTGTTCATCATGAGCATCTCGCCGGCCGCCGACCTTGCGGCAAAGCCGCTGCGCTGGTGGCCGCAAGCCGTCGATTTCTCGCGATACCAAGTGCTGCTGTCGACGCTCGAAAACAGCGCCGGCGCCGCCTTCACCTCGTCGCTGCGCAACAGCGTCGAGGTGGCCGGCATGGCGACGATCGCCGCCATCGCGCTCGCCATTCCGGCCGGCTGGGCCGTGTCGCGTACGCCTTCCGTCGGCTGGTCGCTGTCGATGGTAATCGCCACCTACATGCTGCCGCCGGTAGCGCTCGCAGTTCCCCTCTATATGGGCCTCTCCCATCTCGGCATGCTGAACAACGTCTTCGGCCTCGCCCTCGTCTATCTCACCATTCTCGCGCCCTTCACCACCTGGCTGATGAAGTCGGGCTTCGATTCCATTCCGCGCGAGATCGAATCCGCCGCGATGATCGACGGTGCCGGCCTGTTCCAGACGCTCCGGATCATCACCTTGCCGCTCGCCGCCCCCGTGGTCGCGACCTCGAGCCTTTTTGCATTCCTGCTTGCCTGGGATGAATTCTTCTATGCGCTGCTCTTCACCTCGGACCAACGCGCCAAGACGCTGACCGTCGCCATTGCCGATCTCGCGGGCGGCCGCGTTTCCGATTACGGGCTGATCGCGACGGCAGGCGTGCTCGCCGCCCTGCCCCCGGTGCTGATCGGTCTCGTCATGCAACGCGCCCTGATTTCGGGGCTCACCAGCGGCGGCGTCAAGGGATGA
- a CDS encoding sugar ABC transporter permease translates to MEKRVTFSSTTIGLLFAFPMLLLIFVFFYWPSAQALYWAFTLEQPWGGGNAWVGFDNFKQLLSDPIYWESISRSMVFAFSSTIIAMGFALILALLTDRELRGHKIYRSVFIWPYAIAAPALGLAFRFILAPEAGLLSVINQVWPGLWNPALDGKDAMIAVIVAFSWKYIGYNFIFFLSALQGIPRSLIEAAAMDGSGPLRRMWDLQLPLLTPTLFFLLVINITESFQDSFGIVDVMTQGGPARATELMVYKIYFDGFRGLDYSGAAAQSIILMALVVLLTIFQFRFIERRVHYK, encoded by the coding sequence ATGGAAAAGCGCGTCACCTTCTCCTCGACGACGATCGGACTGCTCTTCGCGTTTCCGATGCTGCTGCTGATCTTCGTCTTCTTCTATTGGCCGAGCGCGCAGGCGCTTTATTGGGCGTTCACGCTCGAGCAGCCATGGGGCGGCGGCAATGCCTGGGTCGGTTTCGACAATTTCAAGCAATTGCTCAGCGACCCGATCTACTGGGAATCGATCAGCCGCAGCATGGTTTTCGCCTTTAGCTCGACGATCATTGCCATGGGGTTTGCGCTCATCCTGGCGCTTTTGACGGATCGTGAACTGCGCGGCCACAAAATCTATCGGTCGGTCTTCATCTGGCCTTATGCGATCGCTGCTCCCGCTCTCGGGCTCGCCTTCCGCTTCATTCTGGCGCCGGAGGCAGGCCTCCTGTCTGTTATCAACCAAGTGTGGCCCGGTCTCTGGAACCCGGCGCTCGACGGCAAAGACGCGATGATCGCCGTCATCGTCGCCTTTTCGTGGAAATATATCGGCTATAATTTCATCTTCTTCCTTTCGGCGCTTCAGGGCATTCCGCGTTCGCTGATCGAGGCCGCGGCCATGGATGGCTCCGGGCCGCTGCGCCGCATGTGGGATCTCCAGCTGCCGCTGCTCACGCCGACCCTGTTTTTCCTGCTCGTCATCAACATCACCGAAAGCTTCCAGGATTCCTTCGGTATCGTCGACGTCATGACTCAGGGCGGTCCGGCGCGGGCGACGGAACTGATGGTCTACAAGATCTATTTCGACGGCTTCAGGGGGCTCGATTATTCGGGGGCCGCCGCCCAGTCGATCATCCTCATGGCGCTCGTCGTCCTTCTCACCATTTTCCAGTTCCGCTTCATCGAGCGGCGCGTGCACTACAAGTGA
- a CDS encoding SIS domain-containing protein, which yields MKMTTKRNRPAGLAAIDREMTHQHADAIASYETAGPMAAKAAASLEKTGRLLLIGMGGSHAVNRAVEPLYRGLGIDAVALPLSEQLGQPLPIAGRTIFVTSQSGESAEIVRWFSETGGTPETFGLTLEAGSFLARTAPSLLGSGGTELAFAATRSLTVTFALHLAILSALGEDPAAALAVLESPEDHEIAAALAALENVATIVTSGRRLQGVAEALALGLTELSRRPCFSLEGGQLRHGPMEMLGPEIGVVLFRGQDETAGLVTAMAQSAVETGAPVILFDASTEAAVTGAVTIRFAPATGLAAILAMLPTAQRLMIGFAETRVENAGTPIRSTKITRSE from the coding sequence ATGAAGATGACAACAAAAAGAAACCGGCCCGCCGGGCTTGCGGCGATCGACCGCGAAATGACCCACCAGCACGCCGATGCGATCGCCTCCTATGAAACGGCCGGGCCGATGGCAGCAAAGGCCGCCGCCTCGCTTGAGAAAACCGGCCGGCTGCTCCTGATCGGCATGGGCGGCTCACATGCCGTCAATCGCGCCGTCGAGCCGCTCTATCGTGGTCTTGGCATCGATGCCGTTGCCCTGCCACTGTCCGAGCAGCTCGGCCAACCGCTTCCGATCGCCGGCAGAACGATCTTCGTCACCTCGCAATCGGGCGAAAGCGCTGAGATTGTGCGTTGGTTCAGCGAGACCGGCGGCACGCCGGAAACTTTCGGCCTGACGCTGGAAGCCGGCTCGTTCCTGGCAAGAACCGCCCCGTCGCTCCTTGGCAGCGGCGGCACCGAGCTTGCCTTCGCAGCCACCCGCAGTCTGACGGTGACTTTTGCTCTGCATCTGGCAATCCTTTCCGCGCTCGGCGAAGATCCCGCAGCCGCGCTTGCTGTCCTTGAATCGCCTGAAGACCACGAGATCGCCGCCGCCCTCGCCGCACTCGAAAACGTCGCGACCATCGTCACCTCGGGCCGCCGCCTGCAAGGTGTTGCCGAAGCATTGGCGCTCGGATTGACCGAGCTGTCGCGCCGTCCGTGCTTTTCTTTGGAGGGCGGTCAGCTCCGCCACGGTCCGATGGAGATGCTCGGGCCGGAGATCGGCGTTGTGCTGTTCCGCGGTCAGGATGAAACCGCCGGCCTGGTTACAGCAATGGCACAGTCCGCCGTCGAGACCGGCGCCCCCGTCATCCTGTTCGATGCCTCCACAGAAGCTGCGGTCACCGGAGCAGTGACGATCCGCTTTGCTCCAGCAACAGGTCTTGCCGCGATCTTGGCCATGCTGCCGACGGCCCAGCGACTGATGATCGGCTTTGCCGAAACCCGCGTTGAGAATGCCGGAACACCGATCCGTTCAACCAAGATTACCCGGAGCGAATGA
- the ugpC gene encoding sn-glycerol-3-phosphate ABC transporter ATP-binding protein UgpC — protein MSALDIENICKTYGDVETLKGIDISLESGEFLVLLGSSGCGKSTLLNIIAGLAEATSGDVRIGGRSVLRVHPKDRDIAMVFQSYALYPNLTVHRNIGFGLEMRKVPAPERDRAVRDAASLLQIENLLDRKPSQLSGGQRQRVAIGRALVRKPEVFLFDEPLSNLDAKLRMEMRTEIKRLHQMLKTTVVYVTHDQIEAMTLASRIAVMRDGRIEQLGTPEEIYNSPATLYVATFVGAPPMNLLKTTVRDGRLVLSGSGTSLPLPVRFGKAAADGRDLILGIRPESLRTAGSGASLEATVEVAELTGPELVVTALAENQRLMACLPPRTLVPGDEKLTLFVDEEAMHLFDAQTGLSCLREQ, from the coding sequence ATGAGCGCCCTCGATATCGAAAATATCTGCAAGACCTATGGCGACGTCGAGACGCTGAAAGGCATCGATATTTCCCTGGAAAGCGGCGAATTCCTCGTGCTGCTCGGTTCCTCCGGCTGCGGCAAGTCAACGCTCTTGAACATCATCGCCGGCCTGGCCGAGGCGACGAGCGGTGATGTCAGGATCGGCGGCCGCTCGGTGCTCCGCGTGCATCCGAAGGACCGCGACATCGCCATGGTCTTTCAGTCCTATGCGCTCTATCCCAATCTGACGGTGCATAGGAACATCGGCTTCGGCCTGGAAATGCGTAAAGTTCCGGCGCCGGAGCGCGACAGGGCCGTGCGCGATGCGGCATCGCTCCTGCAGATCGAAAATCTGCTCGATCGCAAGCCGAGCCAGCTCTCCGGCGGCCAGCGGCAACGCGTCGCGATCGGCCGTGCCCTGGTGCGCAAGCCGGAGGTGTTCCTCTTCGACGAGCCGCTCTCCAATCTCGACGCCAAGCTGCGCATGGAAATGCGCACCGAGATCAAGCGCCTTCACCAGATGCTGAAGACGACAGTGGTCTATGTCACCCATGACCAGATCGAGGCGATGACGCTAGCGAGCCGCATTGCCGTCATGCGCGACGGCCGCATCGAACAACTCGGCACGCCTGAAGAGATCTACAACAGTCCGGCGACGCTCTATGTCGCCACCTTCGTCGGCGCGCCGCCGATGAACCTGCTCAAGACAACCGTCCGGGATGGTCGACTGGTGCTCTCTGGTTCCGGTACCAGCCTGCCTTTGCCCGTCCGCTTCGGTAAGGCGGCGGCCGATGGCCGCGACCTGATCCTCGGCATCCGCCCCGAGTCCCTTCGCACGGCTGGATCCGGGGCTTCGCTCGAGGCAACTGTGGAGGTTGCGGAGTTAACCGGCCCGGAGCTCGTCGTCACCGCCCTGGCGGAGAACCAACGGCTGATGGCCTGCCTGCCGCCGCGCACGCTGGTCCCCGGCGACGAAAAACTCACCCTCTTCGTCGACGAGGAGGCGATGCATCTCTTCGATGCACAAACCGGTCTCAGTTGCCTCCGCGAGCAATAG